Proteins encoded together in one Gemmatimonadota bacterium DH-78 window:
- a CDS encoding alpha/beta hydrolase has product MSGPSTAWWVDGRGPLLVFLHGYGAHSGFWDPWLPLLTPHYRCLRIDLPGFGRAPAPPDADYSPRGLAEAVVDTLEHLDEGPATLVGHSLGGGVALLAALTLLDRGEPRRLARLVSVAGAAYPQRDPPFVRFAERPALFRAGFAVAPKRWLVRTAMQAIVADPTSVTEERVERYAAPMREAARRHAFLECARQIVPPDLDRITARIPEIAVPALCLWGDRDPVVPLSVGRRLADDLPGGRLAIVEGCGHQVVEEQPEASSRLLIRFLQESDDASSDGAGGSNPKQRSTGSGG; this is encoded by the coding sequence GTGAGCGGGCCCTCGACCGCCTGGTGGGTGGACGGCCGCGGCCCCCTGCTCGTCTTCCTGCACGGGTACGGGGCGCACAGCGGATTCTGGGATCCCTGGCTCCCCCTGCTCACTCCGCACTACCGCTGCCTCCGGATCGACCTGCCGGGCTTCGGCCGTGCCCCGGCGCCGCCCGATGCCGACTACTCGCCGCGCGGGCTCGCCGAGGCGGTGGTCGACACCCTGGAGCACCTCGACGAGGGTCCGGCGACCCTCGTCGGCCACTCCCTGGGCGGCGGAGTCGCCCTCCTGGCCGCACTGACGCTCCTCGACCGCGGGGAGCCTCGTCGGCTGGCGCGACTGGTGAGTGTGGCGGGGGCCGCCTACCCCCAGCGGGATCCCCCCTTCGTGCGGTTCGCCGAGCGTCCCGCACTCTTCCGGGCCGGCTTCGCCGTGGCCCCGAAGCGCTGGCTGGTGCGCACCGCCATGCAGGCCATCGTGGCCGACCCGACCTCGGTCACCGAGGAGCGGGTGGAGCGCTATGCCGCGCCGATGCGCGAAGCGGCGCGCCGCCACGCCTTTCTGGAGTGCGCTCGGCAGATCGTGCCCCCCGACCTCGACCGCATCACGGCGCGCATTCCCGAGATCGCCGTGCCCGCCCTCTGCCTCTGGGGGGACCGCGATCCGGTGGTGCCGCTGTCGGTGGGGCGGCGGCTCGCCGACGACCTGCCCGGCGGGCGCCTCGCCATCGTGGAGGGCTGCGGACACCAGGTGGTGGAGGAGCAGCCGGAGGCGTCGAGCCGTCTGCTGATCCGATTCCTTCAGGAATCCGACGACGCGTCTTCCGACGGCGCGGGGGGTTCGAACCCGAAACAGCGCAGCACCGGCAGCGGGGGATAG
- a CDS encoding polyphenol oxidase family protein, whose product MTSFELPRARPVTERPAPVDPPCWHHPEWSERHPWLVQGCTGRGADDDFDLSPFGAAPAGAVVQRWAELRRALGVAASVHAPQRHETGIRSHSETGGGLHLVEPCDGHLTRHPDVLLAVATADCVAITLVAPRERAVAVLHAGWRGVAGGMARAGVGAMRDRLGVQAHDLEAHLGPAICGACYEVGPEVHEALGLEVPPRNTPVDLRRVLVRDLVAEGLRPAAVTASTWCTRCGGSPFFSHRAGHAGRQMTFAAVRR is encoded by the coding sequence ATGACTTCTTTCGAGCTCCCTCGCGCGCGACCCGTCACCGAGCGTCCGGCGCCGGTCGATCCGCCCTGCTGGCACCACCCGGAGTGGTCGGAGCGGCACCCGTGGCTGGTCCAGGGCTGCACCGGTCGCGGCGCCGACGACGATTTCGATCTCTCTCCCTTCGGTGCGGCACCCGCCGGCGCGGTGGTGCAGCGCTGGGCCGAACTGCGGCGCGCCCTGGGCGTGGCGGCGAGCGTGCACGCGCCCCAGCGGCACGAGACGGGGATCCGCAGTCACTCCGAAACGGGCGGCGGCCTCCATCTGGTGGAGCCCTGCGACGGCCATCTCACCCGCCACCCCGACGTGCTGCTGGCCGTGGCGACGGCCGACTGCGTCGCGATCACCCTGGTGGCGCCGAGAGAGAGGGCGGTGGCCGTGCTCCACGCCGGATGGCGCGGGGTGGCGGGGGGGATGGCGCGGGCAGGGGTCGGGGCGATGCGCGACCGGCTGGGGGTGCAGGCGCACGACCTCGAGGCACACCTGGGGCCCGCGATCTGCGGCGCGTGCTACGAGGTGGGACCCGAGGTGCACGAGGCGCTCGGGCTCGAGGTACCGCCGCGCAACACGCCCGTCGACCTGCGGCGCGTGCTCGTGCGCGATCTCGTGGCGGAGGGACTCCGTCCAGCGGCGGTCACCGCCTCGACCTGGTGCACCCGCTGCGGCGGCTCCCCCTTCTTCTCGCACCGGGCCGGGCACGCCGGTCGCCAGATGACCTTCGCGGCCGTGCGTCGCTGA
- a CDS encoding 2-oxoglutarate dehydrogenase E1 component, giving the protein MSDIPFDSQNAAYAQLLYEEYARNPEAVPAEWRGFFEQGPAVTLAAGLMVPEGLTSHPGRNGGAPTAAPPVAAAPTAGGSSDEVAHLRALLPLVARATAFVRAYRDHGHTRADVNPLGIPQPAHPQLDPSFFGTSMEELEQVPASVIMEGAREGESVAGALRRLEATYTGHIGFEFEHIEDPERVRWLWSQVESGEHTAPLPSDERTRLLHRLTQVEGFEQFLHRAYLGQKRFSIEGTDMMVPMLDLAIEEVARRGGSGVVLGMAHRGRLNVLTHILKVPYEDLLREFEGLRGKGALHVAGTGDVKYHHGARGDYETRGGARVDVVLAPNPSHLEFVNPVVAGMARVWQFDNEESRTQDRDRIVPILIHGDAAFAAEGVVAETLNMSGLEGYTVGGTIHIIANNQIGFTTTPAEGRSTRYSSDLAKGFNIPILHVNADEPEACLAAVRLAMAYRDQYHDDVVIDLIGYRRHGHNEGDEPAYTQPRLYDTIGSHPTVRTRWAERLLGEGVVSDGQLSEIDDAVMSRLREAQDSVKNEEYTEDDGADDEAAIEVVEEATAVDLDRLAEINAASVAVPDGFQVHPKLQRQLKRRHEEFTPDTRLDWAYGEALALGSILTEGLVVRLTGQDAQRGTFSHRHLVLHDSETGAVHTPLAELQPGRLEIYNSPLTESGVLGFEYGYSVASSRDLVLWEGQFGDFVNVAQVAIDQFISSGREKWDQVSNLTMLLPHGYEGQGPEHSSARLERFLQLCAEDNMRVVYPTTPAQYFHMLRRQAHWRPSRPLIVMTPKSLLRLPAASSTVAELTDGGFQPVLDDPNVEDRDSIRRLVLCTGKIYYDIQGHKRRDEAPGVAVGRIEELYPFPAERLDELVRSFPALEEVVWAQEEPRNMGALTFVGPRLRSVVPRELPLRYVARPERASPAEGKASDHQREQSRIVLESLALPEEEG; this is encoded by the coding sequence ATGAGCGACATTCCGTTCGACAGCCAGAACGCCGCCTACGCCCAGCTCCTCTACGAGGAGTACGCTCGCAATCCTGAAGCCGTACCCGCCGAATGGCGCGGCTTCTTCGAGCAGGGACCCGCCGTCACCCTCGCCGCAGGGCTGATGGTTCCCGAAGGGCTCACCTCGCACCCCGGTCGGAACGGTGGCGCGCCGACAGCCGCTCCGCCGGTCGCGGCCGCGCCCACGGCCGGGGGCAGCTCCGACGAGGTGGCGCACCTCCGGGCGCTGCTGCCGCTCGTGGCGCGGGCGACCGCCTTCGTGCGGGCCTACCGGGATCACGGGCACACGCGGGCCGATGTGAATCCGCTGGGCATTCCCCAGCCGGCCCACCCGCAGCTCGACCCCTCGTTCTTCGGCACCTCGATGGAAGAGCTCGAGCAGGTGCCGGCGAGCGTCATCATGGAGGGCGCTCGCGAGGGCGAGTCGGTGGCCGGCGCACTCCGGCGCCTGGAGGCCACCTACACGGGGCACATCGGCTTCGAGTTCGAGCACATCGAAGACCCGGAGCGGGTGCGGTGGCTCTGGTCGCAGGTGGAGTCGGGCGAGCACACCGCCCCGCTCCCCTCCGACGAGCGCACCCGGCTGCTCCATCGCCTCACCCAGGTCGAGGGCTTCGAGCAGTTCCTGCACCGCGCCTACCTGGGCCAGAAGCGCTTCTCGATCGAGGGCACCGACATGATGGTGCCGATGCTCGATCTGGCGATCGAAGAGGTGGCCCGTCGGGGTGGGTCCGGCGTGGTCCTCGGCATGGCGCACCGCGGCCGGCTCAACGTGTTGACGCACATCCTCAAGGTGCCGTACGAGGATCTGCTGCGGGAGTTCGAGGGACTCCGGGGCAAGGGCGCCCTCCACGTGGCCGGAACGGGCGACGTGAAGTACCACCACGGCGCTCGGGGCGACTACGAGACGCGCGGCGGCGCCCGGGTCGACGTGGTGCTCGCCCCGAACCCCAGCCACCTCGAGTTCGTGAACCCCGTGGTGGCGGGCATGGCGCGGGTGTGGCAGTTCGACAACGAGGAGAGCCGCACGCAGGATCGGGATCGGATCGTGCCGATCCTGATCCACGGAGACGCCGCCTTCGCCGCCGAGGGCGTGGTGGCCGAGACCCTCAACATGTCGGGGCTCGAGGGCTACACCGTCGGCGGCACGATCCACATCATCGCCAACAACCAGATCGGCTTCACCACCACGCCCGCAGAGGGGCGCTCGACCCGCTATTCGAGCGACCTCGCCAAGGGCTTCAACATTCCGATCCTGCACGTCAACGCCGACGAGCCCGAGGCTTGTCTGGCGGCGGTGCGACTGGCGATGGCCTACCGCGACCAGTACCACGACGACGTCGTGATCGACCTCATCGGGTATCGGCGCCACGGGCACAACGAGGGCGACGAGCCCGCCTACACGCAGCCGCGACTCTACGACACCATCGGCAGCCATCCGACGGTCCGCACCCGCTGGGCCGAGCGGCTCCTCGGTGAGGGCGTCGTGAGCGACGGACAGCTGTCGGAGATCGACGACGCGGTGATGTCGCGACTCCGCGAGGCGCAGGACTCCGTGAAGAACGAGGAGTACACGGAGGACGACGGCGCCGACGACGAGGCCGCGATCGAAGTGGTCGAAGAGGCCACGGCCGTCGATCTCGACCGACTCGCCGAGATCAACGCCGCCTCCGTGGCCGTCCCGGACGGCTTCCAGGTGCACCCGAAGCTCCAGCGGCAGCTCAAGCGGCGCCACGAGGAGTTCACGCCCGACACGCGCCTCGACTGGGCCTACGGCGAGGCGCTCGCGCTGGGATCGATCCTCACCGAGGGGCTGGTCGTTCGCCTCACGGGCCAGGACGCGCAGCGCGGCACCTTCAGCCACCGGCACCTGGTGCTCCACGACAGCGAGACCGGGGCGGTGCACACCCCGCTGGCCGAACTGCAGCCGGGACGGCTCGAGATCTACAACTCGCCCCTCACCGAGTCGGGCGTGCTCGGATTCGAGTACGGCTACTCGGTGGCGAGCAGTCGCGATCTGGTGCTGTGGGAAGGCCAGTTCGGCGACTTCGTGAACGTGGCCCAGGTGGCCATCGACCAGTTCATCTCGTCGGGCCGCGAGAAGTGGGATCAGGTGTCGAACCTGACCATGCTCCTGCCCCACGGCTACGAGGGTCAGGGTCCCGAGCACTCGTCTGCGCGCCTGGAGCGGTTTCTGCAGCTCTGCGCCGAAGACAACATGCGCGTGGTCTACCCCACGACCCCCGCGCAGTACTTCCACATGCTGCGACGCCAGGCGCACTGGCGCCCGTCGCGCCCGCTCATCGTGATGACCCCGAAGAGTCTGCTGCGGCTGCCCGCGGCGTCGTCGACGGTGGCCGAGCTCACCGACGGCGGGTTCCAGCCGGTGCTCGACGATCCGAACGTGGAGGACCGCGATTCGATCCGGCGCCTCGTGCTGTGCACGGGCAAGATCTATTACGACATCCAGGGTCACAAACGGCGCGACGAGGCGCCCGGCGTGGCCGTCGGGCGGATCGAGGAGCTCTACCCCTTCCCGGCCGAGCGCCTCGACGAGCTGGTCCGCAGCTTCCCGGCGCTGGAGGAAGTCGTGTGGGCGCAGGAAGAGCCGCGCAACATGGGCGCGCTCACCTTCGTGGGCCCGCGCCTGCGGTCGGTGGTTCCGCGGGAACTGCCGCTGCGCTACGTGGCGCGGCCCGAGCGGGCCAGCCCCGCCGAAGGCAAGGCGAGCGATCACCAGCGCGAGCAGAGCCGGATCGTTCTGGAGTCGCTGGCCCTTCCCGAAGAAGAGGGTTGA
- a CDS encoding M28 family peptidase has protein sequence MALVPPGQGAAQDAPATDLRIYDIIDAASASRVEADIRTLADFGTRNTMSDTLSDSRGIGAARRWIKEEFDRISADCGGCLEVFYQRNLVEGGGRIPEDTWVVNVVAILRGSVEPNRYVIMSGDIDSRASNGSDGETDAPGANDNASGMAGVIEAARLLTAQRPFAASVVFAGLSGEEQGLWGGQHMAAVAREEGWEITGVLNNDMIGNIEGIDGVIDNTIFRVFSEATPLPEYQSEFWNYRSFGGEVDGPSRQLARYVDMITDTYFTNLDAKMVYRLDRFGRGGHHRPFNDAGFPGVRIMESHEHYDRQHQNIRVEDGRAYGDVIDEVDFAFAARLTAVNAAVLAALAWAPPAPANVRVGGANRPSTTLAWEPAEHPDLLGYRVYWRDTTAPQWEHSRFVGDVTEFTLENLVIDNYLFGVSAVSRTGTESVVSFPIAQLRR, from the coding sequence ATCGCCCTGGTGCCGCCCGGACAGGGCGCGGCTCAGGACGCCCCCGCCACGGATCTCCGGATCTACGACATCATCGACGCCGCCTCGGCGTCGCGGGTGGAGGCGGACATTCGCACCCTGGCCGATTTCGGCACGCGCAACACCATGTCCGACACCTTGTCCGACAGTCGGGGCATCGGAGCGGCCCGCCGCTGGATCAAGGAGGAGTTCGACCGCATCTCCGCCGATTGCGGCGGATGCCTCGAGGTGTTCTATCAGCGCAACCTCGTGGAGGGGGGCGGCCGGATCCCCGAAGACACCTGGGTCGTGAACGTCGTGGCGATCCTGCGCGGCTCGGTGGAGCCGAACCGCTACGTGATCATGTCGGGAGATATCGATTCGCGCGCATCCAACGGATCGGATGGCGAGACCGACGCGCCCGGCGCCAACGACAACGCCTCGGGCATGGCCGGGGTGATCGAGGCCGCGCGCCTGCTCACCGCACAGCGCCCCTTCGCCGCCAGCGTGGTCTTCGCCGGATTGTCGGGCGAGGAGCAGGGGCTGTGGGGTGGCCAGCACATGGCGGCCGTGGCCCGCGAGGAGGGCTGGGAGATCACCGGCGTGCTGAACAACGACATGATCGGCAACATCGAGGGCATCGACGGGGTGATCGACAACACGATCTTCCGCGTGTTCTCGGAGGCGACGCCGCTCCCCGAGTACCAGTCGGAGTTCTGGAACTACCGCTCGTTCGGCGGGGAGGTGGACGGGCCGTCGCGCCAGCTCGCGCGGTACGTCGACATGATCACCGACACCTACTTCACGAATCTCGACGCGAAGATGGTCTACCGTCTCGACCGTTTCGGGCGGGGCGGGCATCACCGGCCCTTCAACGACGCGGGGTTCCCCGGGGTGCGGATCATGGAATCGCACGAGCACTACGACCGCCAGCACCAGAACATCCGGGTGGAAGACGGGCGGGCCTACGGCGACGTGATCGACGAGGTCGACTTCGCCTTCGCGGCCCGGCTGACGGCGGTCAACGCCGCCGTGCTGGCCGCGCTCGCCTGGGCGCCGCCGGCCCCGGCCAACGTGCGGGTGGGTGGAGCGAATCGCCCGTCGACCACTCTGGCGTGGGAGCCTGCGGAGCACCCCGACCTGCTCGGCTACCGCGTCTACTGGCGCGACACCACGGCGCCGCAGTGGGAGCATTCGCGATTCGTGGGCGACGTGACCGAGTTCACCCTCGAGAACCTCGTGATCGACAACTACCTCTTCGGGGTGTCCGCGGTGTCGCGAACGGGCACCGAGAGCGTGGTGTCGTTCCCCATCGCCCAGCTGCGGCGATAA
- a CDS encoding NAD(P)H-quinone oxidoreductase: MAERSMRAVVIREFGGPEVLEVREVPRPEPGPWEIRVAVVASGLNRADLLQRRGRYPVPHGSPADIPGLEYAGVVDRVGALVRDWAPGDRVMGLVGGGGYAEAVVVHEREAIPIPEGIDTVAAGALPEAWLTAWDAMVLQADLQAGESVLIHAVGSGVGTAALQIARASGARTLGTSRTPSKLERATALGLEVAIEGGDTDWPARVMDATGGRGVDVVVDLVGGAYVAGDLACVAERGRIVVVGVPAGRETGIDLRRLMSRRASITGTVLRARPLEEKIALAREATRRLVPLMERSGAVPVVERTFPPEQAAEAHRMMESNLNFGTLSIVWG, from the coding sequence ATGGCCGAACGGTCCATGCGGGCGGTGGTGATTCGCGAGTTCGGGGGGCCGGAAGTGCTCGAGGTGCGCGAGGTGCCGCGCCCCGAACCTGGCCCGTGGGAGATCCGGGTGGCGGTCGTCGCCAGCGGACTGAACCGGGCCGACCTGCTTCAGCGGCGGGGCCGCTACCCGGTTCCGCACGGCTCGCCCGCCGATATTCCCGGGCTGGAGTACGCCGGGGTGGTGGACCGGGTGGGCGCTCTGGTTCGCGACTGGGCGCCCGGGGATCGGGTGATGGGACTGGTGGGGGGCGGCGGGTACGCCGAAGCCGTCGTGGTGCACGAGCGGGAGGCGATCCCGATTCCGGAGGGGATCGACACGGTCGCGGCCGGAGCCCTGCCCGAGGCCTGGCTCACCGCCTGGGACGCCATGGTGCTCCAGGCCGATCTCCAGGCGGGGGAGTCGGTGCTGATCCACGCGGTGGGCAGTGGGGTGGGCACCGCTGCGCTGCAGATCGCCCGGGCCTCGGGCGCCCGCACGCTGGGCACCTCCCGCACGCCGTCGAAACTGGAGCGTGCGACCGCGCTGGGGCTCGAGGTGGCGATCGAGGGGGGCGACACCGACTGGCCCGCGCGCGTGATGGACGCCACCGGCGGCCGGGGGGTGGACGTGGTGGTCGACCTCGTCGGCGGCGCCTACGTCGCCGGCGACCTCGCCTGTGTGGCCGAGCGCGGCCGCATCGTGGTGGTGGGGGTGCCGGCGGGGCGGGAGACGGGGATCGATCTGCGGCGCCTGATGTCGCGGCGGGCCTCGATCACCGGCACCGTGTTGCGCGCCCGCCCCCTGGAGGAGAAGATCGCCCTCGCCCGGGAGGCCACCCGGCGGCTCGTGCCGCTGATGGAGCGCAGCGGTGCGGTGCCGGTGGTGGAGCGTACCTTTCCCCCGGAGCAGGCCGCCGAGGCCCACCGCATGATGGAGTCGAATCTCAACTTCGGCACCCTGTCGATCGTCTGGGGATAG
- a CDS encoding 3'-5' exonuclease, which produces MELPFDLERPLAFFDIESTGLSIQNDRIVELALIQVHPSGDVIEKVRRFNPGIPIPPEATEVHGITDADVADEEPFSRRARALAGLLEGADLAGFNIRRYDVPMLLAEFRRAGVPFDVRGRRLIDMQTIFHREERRDLSAAARFYLGREHEEAHTALGDIRTSAAVLSAQLSRYEHLPRDLDGLQSYCDEFAPFLSGLDRWFEDTGEGLIFRRGKHRGTPLETVAREASDYLEWMLGADDMDPEVIEVVRRALQSPQD; this is translated from the coding sequence ATGGAACTCCCCTTCGATCTCGAACGCCCTCTCGCCTTCTTCGACATCGAGTCGACGGGGCTCTCGATCCAGAACGACCGAATCGTGGAGCTGGCGCTGATCCAGGTGCATCCGTCGGGCGACGTGATCGAGAAGGTGCGCCGCTTCAACCCCGGGATCCCCATCCCTCCGGAGGCCACCGAGGTGCACGGCATCACCGACGCGGACGTGGCCGACGAGGAGCCCTTCTCCCGTCGGGCCCGGGCGCTCGCCGGCCTGCTCGAGGGCGCCGATCTCGCCGGGTTCAACATCCGCCGGTACGACGTGCCCATGCTGCTCGCCGAGTTCCGGCGGGCGGGAGTCCCCTTCGACGTGCGCGGACGTCGGCTGATCGACATGCAGACGATCTTCCACCGCGAGGAGCGTCGCGACCTGTCGGCCGCCGCCCGCTTCTATCTGGGGCGGGAGCACGAGGAGGCGCACACGGCTCTCGGCGATATCCGGACCTCCGCCGCGGTGCTGTCGGCCCAGCTCTCGCGGTACGAGCACCTGCCGCGCGACCTCGACGGGCTCCAGAGCTACTGCGACGAGTTCGCCCCCTTCCTGAGCGGGCTCGACCGGTGGTTCGAAGACACCGGCGAGGGGCTGATCTTCCGCCGCGGGAAGCACCGGGGCACGCCGCTCGAGACGGTCGCGCGCGAGGCCTCCGACTACCTGGAATGGATGCTCGGAGCCGACGACATGGACCCCGAGGTGATCGAGGTGGTCCGCCGGGCGCTCCAGAGCCCGCAGGACTGA